The stretch of DNA TCGCGGATTCTGCTTGCCGGAGAGATTCTGCGGCCGGATACCATTCGCAAGTTTTACGCCGTGCCCGGCAACGAAAATGTGGTGCTCTACAACGTCTACGGCCCCACGGAATGCACGGTGGATACCACCGCCTTCCGCATAGACAGCACCAATTATCGTGACTTTTCCGCTTATCCCATCGGGTATCCGCTTGAAGGATGCGAGGTCACCATCCGTGATAGAAAAAACATGCCACTGCCGGATTCCGTGACCGGAGAAATCTGGATTTCCGGTGCCGGTGTTTCCAGAGGCTACCGCAATGTGCCGGAACCCAATGCCTTTACCGTGCTGGATGGGGAACGCTGCTACAGAACCGGCGATTACGGCTACACGCGCGGCGGGTTGCTGTTCTACATGGGGCGTGAAGACCAGCAGGTGAAGATACGCGGCAACCGCGTGGAGCTTGGCGAGGTGGAAAACGCCATTGCCGGGTTTCCGGGAGTGAAACAGGTGGCCGTGGTTGCAGATGTCTTCCGCACGGGAGAAGAAAAGGCCCTTGCCGCATACGTTGTAGGCAATGTGGACAGCAACGCCCTGCGGGACTATCTCGGCCAGCTGTTACCATCCTTTTGTGTCCCCGCCTACATCGTGCCCATGGTGGAGCTGCCCTTCAACATCAACCGCAAGGTGGACAGAAAGGCTCTGCCTTCGCCTCTGGGCAGCGGCAATGTGTCTGCGGTGCGGGGCCGCAAACCCCATGGGCCGGTGGAAGAGGCACTCGCGGGCATATGGCGCAGGCTGCTCGGTGTGGAGGTGACGGATGCCGAAGCAAGCTTCTTCAATCTGGGCGGGCACAGCATTCTGGCTGTGCGCCTTATTGCGCTGATCGAAAAGGAACTGCATGTCCACCTTACCGTGAGTGAGCTCTTTGCCAACCCCACCATTGCCCGTCTGGCTTCCTTTTTCGAAGGCCGAATCGCCGTGCAGGACAGCCCCGTCATCAAGCTGTGCCACTGCGAGGGCGGCAAAAACATCTTCCTGTTCCACCCTGTGGGCGGCAGCGTATTCTGCTACAGCGCCCTTGCCGATCTGCTGAGCCACAGATTCACGGTGTATGCCGTGGAAGCCGCAGGGTTCCGGTCTGAGCGCAATACCCTGAATACCGAACTGCACAGGGTGGAGGACCTCGCCGGCTATTATCTGGACGAGATTCTCAAGGTGGAGACAAGGGACATTATTTTCGGCGGGTGGAGCTTCGGCGGCCTGCTTGCCTACGAGACGGCATGTCTCTTTGGCCGCAAGGGAGGGCAGACCGGGAACATTCTGGTGCTGGATACCGTTGCGGACAACAGCAAGGCGAAGCAGATGGCTGCCAAGGACGATATGGAGCTGCTTAAATGGATGTTGCAGGATGCGCTGGATTTTGACGAGGCCGTACTGAGGTCTTTACCGCGGGATGAAAAGCTGGACTATCTGGTTTCCTGCGGCGAAAAGACAGGCCTGCTCCCCTTCGGTTTCAGCTCTGCGCAGATGGCTAATCTGCTGCATACCTACCGTAGCAACGCCATTGCGGCGGCACGATATGACAATCCAACTCGTTCGGAGCGCAACATCCTGCTGATCCGGGCGCTGGATTACTCCAGCAATCCGATGATGGTGGATGATGATATCTATCAAGGCTGGAGCGCTTTTCTGCGTGAAGAGAACATCACTCTCAAGTGGACCGAGGGTACCCATGAGAGCATGCTTTCCCCCGGATTGGCCGGGAACATTGCAAATCATATTCTGGAGTATCTGAGCCATGAATAAAATCGGACGGCTGTTTGCGGCGCTGTGCTGTGTTTCGGCAATATGGCTGACATGTGTTCCTGCACAGGCCGGATATGATCCCGTGAAAGTGCATGAGATTATCCTCCGGCTGGGGGCAGAGGCGATGAACAATCCGCAGCTGCCCGGCATCTCTATAGCTGTGCTTGAAAAAGGGGGAGATGAGCCTGTAACCGCCGCATTCGGCACTGCGAATGTGGAAAATGCCTGTGCCATGACCCCGCAGTCGCGGTTCAAGATAGGCTCGGTGACCAAGGTGTTCACCGCTGCGCTGATCCATCGGCTCATTGAAGAAGGAAAGCTCACATACGAAACAACGATAGACCGGTTTTTCCCGCAGTTTCCTGACGGCAGCGTGATCCGTATCCGCCATCTGCTGACGCATACTTCCGGCATAATGGATATGCTCAGGCTGGAAGATGTCTGCGGAAACATGACCCGCTACAGAACGCCGGAAGAGCTTATTGCCATGGTGGGGGCGCAGCCCCTGCTGTTTGTTCCGGGGACGCGGCAGCAGTATTCCAACACCGGATTCCTGATGCTTTCGGTTATAGCCGAAA from Desulfovibrio subterraneus encodes:
- a CDS encoding serine hydrolase domain-containing protein encodes the protein MNKIGRLFAALCCVSAIWLTCVPAQAGYDPVKVHEIILRLGAEAMNNPQLPGISIAVLEKGGDEPVTAAFGTANVENACAMTPQSRFKIGSVTKVFTAALIHRLIEEGKLTYETTIDRFFPQFPDGSVIRIRHLLTHTSGIMDMLRLEDVCGNMTRYRTPEELIAMVGAQPLLFVPGTRQQYSNTGFLMLSVIAEKVAGESYEKQIATLFQGTLGMRTLLVGNDSAVVPHLASGYTNGKPSGLQLPIMASLAIARGTGNLEATPSDVVRLVNLDKILRKDVQDTLPLEPLVLDDGNEAISSQPTDNFSTSYLDGCTLFMFRDPEIILIGKLGSFPGFGTAYFYDQKTKIAVAISVNNEMAIPHAIGLGARILHELR